The Gadus macrocephalus chromosome 9, ASM3116895v1 genomic interval TGCATACACACAACCCTCCTCGTCTGAGTCTTTGTCTCACTCCCTCCTTTACAGGTTTACTATATGGTCACACACGTGGAATGTGTCTCGGATCTGCAAATCTCACTCTGTGTTGATGCATACCACACAGTTTCAGATCCACATGTATATATGTTGACAGTGAATTGTAGCAGAGCACCTTTAAAGAGAACTTTAATGGTGAATGAAAACGGCAGTTTTACAAGCCGCAGCCTCATCATATGAATTATGTAATATAATTCATAGTAGCGGAAGCATTAAATATGAATAATGTGACAGAGGCAGCCTGACGATGGCAACAGCGTGGGCCACATGTTATTACGTTATTACTCCTACAATATGAAATGATCACACAGCACACagattctctctcacacatacagagacacaaccAAACATTCACATATAGCTCATAATGTGTTGCCTCCGGCAATACGCTATGACTTGTGAGGGGTTGCTGACACTGTGATGCAGTTGAATTGACCTGCTTTGAATGAGGGATGGAAACGAAGAGGACAGGAACGCGACGATCAAGACCGAGCAGCTGtgtctggaggagctggacaCAGAAGTcctagagagagaaaaaagagacaggaggtgatgaggtgatggaaTAAGAAGGAAAACAAAATGGAGAGAAGAGGGATGGATTTTTTTTAGGACAAATCGctgttaaggtgtgtgtgtgtgtgtgtgtgtgtgtgtgtgtgtgtgtgtgtgtgtgtgtgtgtgtgtgtgtgtgtgtgtgtgtgtgtgtgtgtctccttatTTGCATGCACAAATGTCTGTGTGTACTGtgcttgtgtatttgtgtgcatgtgtgtgtttgcatgaacttgtgtgtgtgtgtgtgtgtgtgatttgtgtgtgtgtttaagtgtgcgtgtgtgtttgtgtgtctgcacatgTGTTTTGCGTGCAAGTTTACGtttgagtgtgcgcgtgtgtgtgtgagtgtgtcagggTGGCTCTTTCGTCTGTATTGTAATGAGGACCTACTGCATGTGCCCACAGTCGCTGCTATTGATTACTGTGGGCttggaagagagacagagaaagcgacACAGGAACAGTCTTACAGGGAGCCGTCGCCAGGAGCTCACGGCAGCACAGGGAATGTGATTAGTGTGTGAGCTCTGATGAAGTGTTTGAAGCTCTCCTCCCTGCCAGTCAAGCCTTGAGAGCTTCATGTGAGGGCGAGCCAGGGGAATAGAGACGGCCGATATGCTTAGACGGGcctacacacagatgcacacaacaAAAAACTGTATTTGCCTTGCCCGCTTGCACAGCTCAcatcccccaccccacctcactCTCcaaacactctctcactcaaacagacacacacacacacacacacacacacacacacacacacacacacacacacacagggagcggagagaatgagagggcaTTAgaattatctatctatctatctatccctaTATCTCTCGctctatatatacagtatatctatatattatatagatgtTGATACCTATacatgcataaatatatatagatatagatagagacATCTATAGAGAtatttatagatttatatatacatagatgCATCAACAGCCTAGtctttataggcctatatatagatgcatgtgtggatgtgtctgtgtataaatatatcagaatatatattattatatctaTTCTTAGAAAATCTAATTGCACAGTTTGACTGAGCGGCAATGCATAGAATAGTACGGTACCTTGTAAAGCAAggtacacccaaacacacacacacacacacacaaaaacatactcacacccacctacccacacacacacacacacacacacacacacacacacacacacacacacacacacacacacacacccaacacacactcaaacatgctCACACCCACCGACCTCATAACTCATTTGACTGTACGTGGTGGCAAAGCGCCCCCTGTGGTCGCTGAGCACTGCACGTGTCGCGTGGGGGTTAAAAAGCGCAGGTCCGCCCGCACGAGGTTCACAGTGTGGGTTCGCCTGGAACAGTGAAAAGTTAGTCGAGGATTTTGTGGCGCGAAGGACTTACGGCTGTTCATCTCTTCTCTGTCGACGACATGGCAAACAAGGCACAGCCTCCTCATCTTCATCTGGCCGAGTGCACAGCATCCCAGTTCCTCGATATCTGGAAACATTTCGACGCTGATGGTAGGACAGACATTTTTGGACAAAAGTTGTAGAAACTGAATATTGTAAATAACTGCAATCATTATAATCACGCTACCACCGTTCGTAAGTGAATTCGTCAATTAATCAaatcagcttttgagagaaaaGTAGGCTGAAGGCTATAAATTAGCCTAATAATAAAGTTAATTAGAATCACATTTTTGATAATATAGGCTTCCTAATTATGCGTTCAAAGAGTAGTACGATCAAGTCTAACGTATATTAAGGCTGCATTTAATTCCGACCTTTGATTTCATATGCATGTGCAAATTATCAGGCAATTCCAAAACTTCAATAATGTATTATCATCCTGTCTTAATTACAATTTCATTAATTCGGTAGTTTATTCGTCGAAACTCATTCATTAATTGTGCTAGGCGATTAATattttgtaggcctactattattttgtaatatttTTCAAATCTTTATCTCACTGTCTCGTTCTTGCTCTGATTTCGATATGTCTATGGGCATGGgcatgtgcaagtgtgtgtgtgtgtgtgtgtgtgtgtgtgtgtgtgtgtgtgtgtgtgtgtgtgtgtgtgtgtgtgtgtgtgtgtgtgtgtgtgtgtgtgtgtgtgtgtgtgtgtgtgtgtgtgtgtgtgtgtgtattattcgCAACGCTGCAACCATGACACGCACCACCAAGAGTAAGCTATCTCAAGTAGACCTACAACATGATAAACCCGACAGCtccttaataataaaataacggTAATATGCCTAGTAGtaggctaataataataaataatataaacaatcatcataataataatcatcatcccGTGTATTAATAAAATGGAAAGCGTAGTtgtaatataggcctacttgatGACGAGGCTGAACACAAATAGGCCTACCTACTTCCCCGCGTACTAATTCTAAATTATTTCAATGCTTCTTGTTAGTAAGTGGTCCTTGCTTTTTTCCACCTAAAGCATCGACCAATTACTAACACATGTCATTTCTAAAACGCCCCCGACTAAAATTTGGATGACCAAAAAAAGTTATGAAATTCTTTGTGTCGTATTATGTGTACCGTCGACAGGTGAGCATATCGTGGTTCAACGTTTTTTTCAAAATTCTAGGAAATGTAATAGTAAAGAAAAAACAATAGATCTGAATGCCACAAAACAAGACAACCCTTATGAGCAAAGGTCTGTGGGTCGTGAAAAATGAACAGTGCCAATTAAACCAGGAAAGCCTCCTAATTGGAAGAAGCTCTTATCAAATATGATGGTTACCAACCCCTTGGTAACCAGGAGTTCTCTAGCAACAACCACGACTCCCAATCCAATTAGAATGTGCTGCCAGGGGTTTGAGCATTTCCCTGGCCAATTACCTTTCTCACAAATCCCTGCTGTATTATTTCCCAGCGATAAAAAACAAGATCCAAACATCCAAAGAGcaataaatacaaatgcaaataaCAAAGTATATAATAGGTCTACTAGAAATAAATGGCACGTCGGCCTACACTGAAAGATATTGGGACAGGGATTCAAGTCTTATATGATAGGCAGTCCCATAGTGGTCAGGTATTTTAGAGCATGAGCTCCCCATTATCTTTCCCGATGCCCGTACAAACGGCTCTGTTCAAATAGTATTTTTGCTCAGGGAGGTTCCGAACTGAGTGAAATGACCCGGAAGTATCTAAGTGGCAGCCATGATAGGAGCTGTTTGAATTCTGTAAACGCTAAGGAATGTTGCTGTAATGCCTACTATAGCATAGGGTACATTGGACCTCCCTTTATTGGATTAAAGGCGAAAATGCCTCCCACAATTCCTTGCGGCATCAAAGAATTGCTGCTATACCGCTACAACGCTAAAACTGtggctttattttttaaagcgaCGTATCAATCTGCGtttcacaaaaacaaacaatcaagatgACATCTTCCGCGGTCACATAATTGTTGTAATGTAAATCAGGCTGATTATCTTTCTCAGTCCTTATTATAAGCTTAGTGTAAATCAGTCTGATTCTCCTACTCAGTCCTCATTATTAGCCTAGTGTTAATCAATCTGATTCTCCTTTTCAGTCCTTATTATAAGCAAAGTGTTGATCAGTATGATTCTCCCACTCAGTCCTTATGATTTGCCTAGTGTAAATCAGCCAGATTCACATCCTCAGTCCACATGAATTCTCCTTCACATCTTTCCTTGGTTTCCTGACGTTTTCGCTCAAGGCCAAGGAAGAGGGTTAGGAAAGGTCATTTAGTTGTCTGTTGGACTGGAGCCCTGTTCAAGGACGGGGGTTAGCAAAGTCATTTTGTTGACTATTACAATGGAGCCCAGGTGTCCCAGAAGTCCCAGGTGTTTGAGTGATCCGGCCATTTTACATACCATTTGCAACCCCACTTTGCAAATCAAATGCAAGGAGTACAATGATGTGGATTTGGATAATGTTTGATTTGTCCCTTATAGCTAGGAGTGTCCCCAGGGCAGGAGAACAAGAGAGCTCATTTGTTTGTTCAGACAGAATCAACAGCTAATAGCTATGAGTAAATATACATATGTAGGCCCAAACTCACATGGATGATGAAACAGACAAACTCCCCATTGGCCACTGAGTATTGTATGTCATAAAACCTGTGTCTTCAAATGCCTCATTGTTGATTCAAGAATTGTGgtgatttcaaaatgcatgttgAAGAAGAAGTCAATATTTAGTTTAGTGtatacatatttaatatttgatttaaaagaTTGAACATGCTAGCTCAAAGCATATATATTTAGGACTTTAACAACTACATGCCACTACTAATTAGGTCACTACACATTTCATGAGAAAAACCCTTTAGGGTACATTCAGCATATGGTTTTGTCTGATGGGCAGATGTGAGGATTATGTATTCAATCTATTACTTAACCCTACATACCGTGGCTACCGTGCAGAAAGCTATTGTTAGAGAAATCTGAATGGCTGGCTTAGGTAATAATCTCTTGATTTGGTATGCAAATCCCACTCTCTCCAAGAGCTAGGACCTGTGAGTAGGTGCGGTTGGTTTAATAGGTGATCATATCTGACCCAGTGAAGTGGTCAAGCAGGTGATTTAATTACAATGCATTATCTCTGAGTAAAATGTCAATAAGACCCATAGGGAAAATTATCTGCAGCAGCTAAGAATGTCATTGCCtgcgtctctctcacacacacacacgcacgcgcacacgcacacacacacacacacacacacgcacaaagacacatccacatgcacagacacatgcaaatGGAAAGAGGCTGTTGAAATAAAGAAGCCAAAGGAACTATGCTGATTAACTGAAAcaaagagatagacagacaaccAGGTAAGATGGAGAAAATATAAAGCATTGCAATCTTTTTTTGTTGAAGCAGCCAATCCCATCATTTGGAGCCCTCTGGTCCACCGGGCCTGCTGTATTGGCATGGTGCTACTGGAGCGCGACTACAGCAGAGTCAGTTGAATCAGGGTGCACAACATTGCCCTAAATCAGGGCAATGATACAAAAGCAAATATATTTGGAACAATCCTATTTATTCTAAAAGCCAGTTTCACTGTAAGAATACAATTGATTACCTTAATTTGCAAGGAAATTAAATGCAAAAAGGTAGAATAGAAAAGCCCTTGATTTGGACAACTCTTAATGTCTCAATTCTCTGGACATAATGATACAAGGTTATGTTTCAATTTCATATCATAGGAAGGTCAATTTAGAGATGCATCTCCAAACAAGCTGTTTGCAACTGGTCTATGCTTCTGATTCAAGACAAAGAAGGTGACGACCCATCACCTCTTGAGTGTCGGTGTGTGCAGCCTTCCCATTATGGTTCCCGACACCAGTGTCCACCCCGACCCTTGACCCTACTGCCTTCAGTGTCCCTGCGCCCGTGTCATGTATGGTCATTCCTGTGTCCTATAGGCAACGGCTTCATTGAGGGGAAGGAGCTGGAGAGCTTCttcaaggagctggaggaggcccgGAAAGGAGCAGGGGTGGTGAGTGAGAGGACCATGGATTCTTTCTTGCTGGTTCAGATGCTAGAGCTTCTAGGAGCTTTGACTTTCACAGATTTCTGGTTGTTGTCATTGATGAAAATGGCCTGTGTTGtatgccactgtgtgtgtctgtatgtgtgtgtgtgtgtgtgtgtgtgtgtgtctcctaggACCCCGCTAACCCCACATTCAGAGAAAGGATGAAGGAGTTCATGCAGAACTTTGACAAGAACAAAGATGGCCGCATTGAAATGTCCGAGGTAGGTGTTGAGACCTTCTATCGTTTTCTTTTCTAGATTTTTTTTGAAGAAATACAGCAGGGCTAGTGTGGAATATGCATTATTATCTCATCAATAAACCTGCTATGAATCTATCAGACATTGGTAAAGGACTGAAGGCTTCATCAAGTACAACATTTCTTCTGAGTTAGGAGACTCCATTATTTACGTAGCCCATTTAAGCCCTGTCCTCTCCCCTGGCTTTTCCTCCTACCATGTCTCGTTTCGCCTTCTCGTTTAATCCCTTTCTAgctcctgctctctctttctctctccatgtttGACTGTTTCTCTTCATCTTGTCTCTTAGCTCGCCCAGATCCTCCCAACTGAAGAGAACTTCCTGCTCTGCTTCAGACAGTTTGTCGGTTCCAGCGCCGAATTCATGgcggtaagtgtgtgtgtatgtgtgtgtgtgtgtgtgtgtgtgtgtttgtacgccTGTGCGGCAGTATGTCTGTTTCTTCATTAAGATTACATTACATCATATGTGTATCAAGTATCTATCCTTTTGCACTATATCGAAGATGGAGATTATGCCAAAGCTAGTAAGTTATTAAGTCAATGATACATCACCACAGTACAATATTTACTTAGGAAAAAAGCTTATGTTTAGCTGGAAGAGGGCACTGCTACGGTGGAAGATTTGGCAAATATGTAAATTGCTGAAAGAAATTATTATTCTATCCAACAGTCTAAACAGTGCAATATTGTGTAGTGTAAGCAAGTGATGTTTATAGCTCAGCTATTTCAGTGGCTACATGGTTCAGGTATACGGTTTTATTGACAAAGGCTTCTTTCAACACAAATTCAGCGGGATGGGGGGACaatccaaagagagagagagagagagagagagagagagagagagagagagagagagagagagagagagagagaggggggaaattgGCAGATAATAGCAGAGAGTCATGTGAAACTACATGCAAAATGAAAATGTCTTTTGAAAAATGAAGGACTTTAGTGGTAGGAGGGaattaacagagagagagacgagagagaaacgaaggacagagaaagagagataatgATTTTGAGggtgaaagacagagaaagatagagacaataagagaaaaagaaagatgagagaaagatagaaagaaacatagagagagagagagagagagagagagagagagagagagagagagagagagagagagagagaaggtggtgtgatggtgttttTTCAAAAGGGTTAGAAAAGGAAAGCTGAACCATCTATTTTCGGCAAGCATATATAATGGATAGGTCCACTGTAGCCCCTCTCAgcccagccaggaggaggggagaacagaaaggggaggagagttGAGAGGGGGAGGAATCAGCCCATTCATCTTTGATAAGGTGCTCTTCTTAAGATAGCGACAGCTGCTAGATTAAAACATTAATTTAAATGTCCGTGTTGGTGTTGATTTGGACTGCTCTCGCCCTGTGGTCTGTGGAGAAGACGGTTAGGATTGgaattgaatgtgtgtgtgttaatgagagagagagagagagagagagagagaggcaggattTGTAATCCTCCTCCAGGGACTGATTCAGAACTCCTTGAAGGACTCTGATCTCTCAGCCGTGAGGCTCAGAGTACGGGAGGCTGGGGAGCCATGTCGCCGCCCTGGGCAGGGGGGCGACTAACTGAACATGTGTCATCTAAAGGGCTCTAATAAAATGGTTATCGATGGACATGTTGCATCTGTGTGTTCATTGTGATAGGCATGGCGGCGGTATGATACAGATCGCAGTGGCTACATTGAAGCAAATGAACTGCAGGTAGGACTTGTTTTTGGGGTTAATGGTTTGACAACCCATTTATTAATCTCCAAAGTTTACAGATATTGCTGGACCTTACCAATGTGCCCCTGTGCTATTCTTGTGCTAGCCTTGACATGGCTATGGTATAAGACAGAGCTCTGTCATCCCATGTATGCATCCTTTTCTGTGTCCAGGGTTTTTTATCAGACCTGCTGAAGAAAGCGAACAGGCACTATGACGACCAGAAGCTCCAGGAGTACACACAGACTATCGTAAATCCtttgctctctccccctccacacacaaacacaagcacgcttctcctttcattttcttttgaaCAATGAGTGAAAAATGAGGTAGATACACAATGGGTAGGATAAAGACAAAACCATCCCTGATGTTTCTGGCCTCCTGCAGAGCCTTCAGGGCGTTGTGGCGCTACAATAGGTGGAGCGTCGAGGGCTGTGTTGCTTTATTTATTCTGAAGACAGTTGAAAGATGGCAGTAGTATCATTGCATGTGTCTGTCAGAAATTTTGTTCATAAGACGATGCAAGGTGGATAACAAAAGCGTTGATGGTTGCAGAGGTGTATGCCTGAGTGATGTCACTCTGAGCCTCAGGTGATGTGTTCAATGCCCAGATGTGCCAACATCTGTTTACCCTTGTAAGCCTCAAAGCCTGACCTGGTTTAGCTGAACCAAGCCTTGCCAGGCAGCTCCTGATTTGCCACAGCTTTACAGAGGGAAAAAAACGGTCCTTTGTCATTCTCGCTACCGTAATGATTGATGGTCCACCCCTGCACTGATGGGACATTTTGTCTTCCTACGACACAAAGAAACAGCTCACTTTCGAAAGCTTTTAAAGCACACGGCTAGTCAGGTTATCGCCCAGAGTCGCAATGATTTCAGAGAATGTTTCCTTTCCTCAACATGTTTTGTGTCCCTTCTCCATCACAGCTCAAGATGTTTGACCTCAATGGGGATGGGAAGCTGGGACTGTCAGAGATGGCGAGGTATTCAAAACAGTCGCACCAGGCATGATTCATGAAACCGCCCCAGTAAACATTGTCTATAACAAAAATCTTTACATTCAGTACCTAACAGACTCCTTTTGTGTCTGTTATAGGCTGCTCCCTGTCCAGGAGAACTTCCTCCTCAAGTTCCAGGTAGGACACCATCCGTGGGATATGGTTTAGTACAGCAAAACACATTTAAAGGAGGAAACAAACTTGTTTTAACTCCTTTAAAAACAAACCATTTTAAAggaggaaacaaaacaaagatagaAGCAGTATGATATTTATAAAGATGTCTTATTCTTTTCAAATCCTGACAAAACTGGCATCCTTTGGTTTTCTAGGGTGTCAAACTGACCACTGAGCAGTTCAATGCCATCTTTACTTACTATGACAAGGTAAGGCACCTCATCTGTCTTCTGTTACCTCCATGTTGAATCAATTGTGAAATCGTTTTTTAACCTAGCTCATGGTTGTAGCAAAAACAAAATCACCAAAGAGTCAAATTTGAAGTATATTTTAACTTATATCATCCCCAACCTCCAAATAACCCTGTGCTGTGTCTGGTCACTGAACCAGCACGTTTGCATAAGAAGGGGGAAATTTGGCGTTTGAATCCAGCTAATCAAAGCTAATCAACTAGACAATCAGCAAGCCATACTTGCTGGCTTGTTGTCCAATCACTACAATGGGGGCGTGGTGTAATCTGAATGGGGTTGGGGAAAATGTTATGTTGTGCCGCTAGTGAAACGGAAGAAGACAGCTTGTGCATGGCCCTGGCCAGTATCAGGAGTTTTACCCCCGACTCAGCCAGACTGAGTCAGGCTTGTCAGTTCACAAaatgagtgtttaaagtgttaaagtatgttcattattataatattattttttcatgaatgaaGTATCCAGTGTTGCTAAAACAATCATCGCTGAGTGCTCACAATCGGCTCCATTCTGCCAAATGGCTTCAGTTTGTCAGTGGCTCTGCCGTGTTTAATATGCAGATCTTATGATGTGTGCCATGGCTGCGCGGTCACAGTGGAACTAATCTGCTACATAGTAACAGTGCATCGGCTATAAACTGAGAACAAGGCCCTCTGTTGGATTATAGATGAGCCTTCGCAGTTCACCCATGTAGACACAGTCAGCGATGCTTCAGCGTTTATGTGTATAATTAGTTTCATGAGTCCCTAGTCCAAAAGCTGGAACATGGGCAGCTGCTGACTGCTTCACTGGTGCTAAAATAATCGAGGGTAGAGAGGGCGAGAGCGGCCTGTCGGCAAACATGAGCAGGTCAACTGAACACTAACATGGCTCTCCCTGCAAGCGCTTGGGAATATGCGGAGCTTTAAACAAAATGCATGATGGCACGCAATGAAGATATCGCTACCCTCTGATATTTGGTAGTTGCTCCAACTTTTATTGACTttactttgagtgtgtgtggtgtctttTGAATATGATTGCAAGAATTGTGGAACTGTTCCTGTAATCGAGGACAGTATACACCCTGGGTTGCTGTGCAGACAGAATAGGAGGAAGATATCAGGAGACTAGAGTTAATATGTCTGCTGATTCCAAATCCTTTGAAAGCAGAAACCAAT includes:
- the calb2a gene encoding calbindin 2a, which produces MANKAQPPHLHLAECTASQFLDIWKHFDADGNGFIEGKELESFFKELEEARKGAGVDPANPTFRERMKEFMQNFDKNKDGRIEMSELAQILPTEENFLLCFRQFVGSSAEFMAAWRRYDTDRSGYIEANELQGFLSDLLKKANRHYDDQKLQEYTQTILKMFDLNGDGKLGLSEMARLLPVQENFLLKFQGVKLTTEQFNAIFTYYDKDGNGYIDEQELEALLRDLYQKNNKDVNAEHLQGYKQSIMALSDGGKLYRSELEIVLCREPMV